A single region of the Nocardioides sp. W7 genome encodes:
- a CDS encoding FAD-binding protein, giving the protein MTATGTGWDHEVDFLVVGSGGGGMTAAIAAHDAGMSTLVVEKAKKYGGSTAISGGGIWIPNNPTLRAAGHDDSRESIRRYLDVLTEGKVAPERLDAYVDHGPATMELLGKSKWWKLAWTKGYSDYHPEWDGGRPAGRSVEPKPFDTRKLGDDERFQRPNSMKGPLGLWITAADYRDLAMVKRTWRGRWRSVVAAWRVSSNVVRRRHMATGGRALVARLRMAMKDARIPLWLETPMTTLVVEDGAVVGIEVTREGETQRVRGRYGVLLACGGFDHDPELRETYLPEGGRANHSLGARENTGDGIVAGLRLGAAVDFMDDAWWMPSVEHPSGATIPLVSERAIPGQVIVSTDGRRFTNEASPYVNYVHDQLEGKHLETWCVMDSRARSRYPFAQILPGAPFPKSFYEAGMVHRADTLAELARSTGLDEANLLATVERFNGFARSGVDEDFGRGESAYDHYYGDPNLKNPNLDVIDKAPFYAIRIEIGDLGTKGGLVCDEHGRVLREDGSVIDGLYATGNASASVMANEYAGPGATIGPSMVFGYIAARYAAARRNG; this is encoded by the coding sequence ATGACTGCCACAGGCACCGGCTGGGACCACGAGGTCGACTTCCTGGTCGTCGGCTCCGGCGGCGGCGGCATGACCGCCGCCATCGCCGCGCACGACGCCGGGATGTCGACGCTGGTCGTCGAGAAGGCCAAGAAGTACGGCGGCAGCACCGCCATCTCCGGCGGCGGGATCTGGATCCCGAACAACCCCACCCTGCGGGCCGCGGGCCACGACGACAGCCGCGAGTCGATCCGGCGCTACCTCGACGTGCTGACCGAGGGCAAGGTCGCCCCCGAGCGCCTCGACGCCTACGTCGACCACGGCCCCGCCACCATGGAGCTGCTCGGCAAGAGCAAGTGGTGGAAGCTGGCCTGGACCAAGGGCTACTCCGACTACCACCCCGAGTGGGACGGCGGCCGCCCCGCCGGCCGCTCGGTCGAGCCGAAGCCGTTCGACACCCGCAAGCTGGGCGACGACGAGCGCTTCCAGCGGCCCAACAGCATGAAGGGCCCGCTGGGGCTGTGGATCACCGCCGCCGACTACCGCGACCTGGCCATGGTCAAGCGGACCTGGCGCGGCCGGTGGCGCTCGGTCGTGGCGGCCTGGCGGGTCTCCTCCAACGTCGTACGCCGTCGGCACATGGCCACCGGGGGCCGGGCGCTGGTCGCCCGCCTGCGGATGGCCATGAAGGACGCCCGGATCCCGCTGTGGTTGGAGACCCCGATGACCACGCTGGTCGTCGAGGACGGCGCCGTCGTCGGCATCGAGGTCACCCGCGAGGGCGAGACCCAGCGGGTCCGCGGCCGGTACGGCGTGCTGCTCGCCTGTGGCGGCTTCGACCACGACCCCGAGCTGCGCGAGACCTACCTGCCCGAGGGCGGGCGGGCCAACCACAGCCTCGGCGCTCGCGAGAACACCGGCGACGGCATCGTCGCCGGCCTGCGGCTGGGTGCGGCGGTGGACTTCATGGACGACGCCTGGTGGATGCCCAGCGTCGAGCACCCCAGCGGCGCGACCATCCCGCTGGTCTCCGAGCGGGCGATCCCCGGCCAGGTGATCGTCTCCACCGACGGGCGCCGCTTCACCAACGAGGCCTCGCCGTACGTCAACTACGTCCACGACCAGCTCGAGGGCAAGCACCTGGAGACCTGGTGCGTGATGGACTCCCGCGCCCGCTCGCGCTACCCGTTCGCCCAGATCCTGCCGGGCGCGCCGTTCCCGAAGTCGTTCTACGAGGCGGGCATGGTGCACCGCGCCGACACGCTCGCCGAGCTGGCCCGCTCCACCGGTCTCGACGAGGCGAACCTCCTCGCGACCGTCGAGCGGTTCAACGGCTTCGCCCGCAGCGGCGTCGACGAGGACTTCGGCCGGGGGGAGTCGGCGTACGACCACTACTACGGCGACCCGAACCTGAAGAACCCCAACCTCGACGTCATCGACAAGGCGCCGTTCTACGCCATCCGGATCGAGATCGGCGACCTCGGCACCAAGGGCGGCCTGGTCTGTGACGAGCACGGCCGGGTGCTGCGAGAGGACGGGTCGGTCATCGACGGGCTCTACGCCACCGGCAACGCCAGCGCATCGGTGATGGCCAACGAGTACGCCGGCCCGGGCGCGACCATCGGCCCCTCCATGGTCTTCGGCTACATCGCCGCGCGCTACGCCGCTGCGCGCCGGAACGGCTGA
- a CDS encoding LLM class F420-dependent oxidoreductase, with protein sequence MQLGIVSPIVTANPGAHSAWEASAGIAELTRIAETADRLGFHHLTCSEHVGVPTAVAEQRGATYWDPLSTLGYLAARTERIRLATQVLVLGYHHPLEIAKRYGTLDLISGGRVVLGLGVGSLEEEFELLGATFEGRGAIADDALAALSAAWGRRTPSYHGPHFSFDDLVVEPHAVREQVPLWIGGRTPRSLRRAVTLGTGWVPFGLGLDALTEMLGKVELPDGFEVVLSAGRPADAIADPDGTAERIRKVRAAGATMVSTAVHAESTDHYCEQLEALATIGKEIG encoded by the coding sequence GTGCAGCTGGGCATCGTGAGCCCGATCGTCACCGCCAACCCGGGCGCCCACAGCGCCTGGGAGGCCAGTGCCGGCATCGCCGAGCTGACCCGGATCGCGGAGACCGCGGACCGGCTGGGCTTCCACCACCTGACCTGCAGCGAGCACGTCGGCGTGCCGACCGCGGTCGCCGAGCAGCGTGGCGCGACGTACTGGGACCCGCTGTCGACGCTGGGCTACCTCGCCGCCCGCACCGAGCGGATCCGGCTGGCCACCCAGGTGCTGGTGCTGGGCTACCACCACCCGCTGGAGATCGCGAAGCGCTACGGCACCCTCGACCTGATCAGCGGCGGGCGCGTCGTCCTGGGCCTCGGGGTCGGTTCGCTCGAGGAGGAGTTCGAGCTGCTCGGCGCGACCTTCGAGGGCCGGGGGGCGATCGCCGACGACGCCCTCGCCGCACTGAGCGCCGCCTGGGGCCGGCGCACCCCGAGCTACCACGGCCCGCACTTCTCGTTCGACGACCTCGTCGTCGAGCCGCACGCCGTCCGGGAGCAGGTGCCGCTGTGGATCGGCGGCCGGACGCCCCGCTCGCTGCGGCGCGCGGTCACCCTCGGCACCGGCTGGGTGCCCTTCGGCCTCGGCCTCGACGCGCTCACCGAGATGCTCGGCAAGGTCGAGCTCCCCGACGGCTTCGAGGTCGTGCTCTCCGCCGGCCGCCCGGCCGACGCGATCGCGGACCCCGACGGGACCGCCGAGCGCATCCGCAAGGTCCGCGCCGCCGGCGCGACCATGGTCAGCACCGCCGTGCACGCGGAGTCGACCGACCACTACTGCGAGCAGCTCGAGGCGCTCGCGACCATCGGCAAGGAGATCGGATGA
- a CDS encoding SDR family NAD(P)-dependent oxidoreductase, with amino-acid sequence MIDVERHGPWAVIAGGSEGVGASFATQLAEAGLNLVLLARKPGPLEETAEAARALGVEVRTLAVDLTDAGAMKKIVEVTDDLEVGLLVFNAGANTYGHEFVTGDLDRFQQVIDLNITAQMAMVRHFGEPMKERRRGGLLLVGSLAGFMGQAQISIYSAVKAFCRVFAEGLWLEMREYDVEVLEFVLGVTRTPAMARAGLSMDIPGLHVSEPDDVARQALAALGDGPVQVAAGNEKAVEVRSGTDRSKLVLGAHEAMKKLLPPSSD; translated from the coding sequence ATGATCGACGTCGAACGCCACGGGCCGTGGGCGGTGATCGCCGGCGGCTCCGAGGGAGTCGGCGCGTCCTTCGCCACCCAGCTCGCCGAGGCCGGCCTCAACCTGGTGCTGCTCGCGCGCAAGCCCGGGCCGCTGGAGGAGACCGCGGAGGCGGCCCGAGCGCTGGGCGTCGAGGTGCGGACGCTCGCCGTCGACCTGACCGACGCCGGCGCGATGAAGAAGATCGTCGAGGTGACCGACGACCTCGAGGTCGGGCTGCTGGTCTTCAACGCCGGCGCGAACACCTACGGCCACGAGTTCGTCACCGGCGACCTGGACCGGTTCCAGCAGGTGATCGACCTCAACATCACCGCCCAGATGGCGATGGTGCGCCACTTCGGTGAGCCGATGAAGGAGCGCCGCCGCGGCGGCCTGCTGCTGGTCGGCTCGCTGGCCGGGTTCATGGGTCAGGCGCAGATCTCGATCTACTCCGCGGTCAAGGCCTTCTGCCGGGTCTTCGCCGAGGGCCTGTGGCTGGAGATGCGGGAGTACGACGTGGAGGTGCTGGAGTTCGTCCTCGGCGTCACCCGCACCCCGGCCATGGCCCGCGCCGGCCTGTCGATGGACATCCCCGGCCTGCACGTCTCCGAGCCCGACGACGTCGCCCGGCAGGCGCTCGCCGCTCTCGGCGACGGTCCGGTCCAGGTGGCCGCCGGCAACGAGAAGGCCGTCGAGGTCCGCAGCGGCACCGACCGCAGCAAGCTCGTCCTCGGCGCGCACGAGGCGATGAAGAAGCTGCTTCCGCCCTCGTCCGACTGA
- a CDS encoding nuclear transport factor 2 family protein: MSIDTDVTTRLAALEGRLRQLEDEREIQHLIAGYGPLVDAGAADEVAALWTEDGVYDVDEVFLGNQEAIRAMVLSKGHQGWIRGGCAHFVGPARVTVDGDDAVAVGHSLMVVNTEDGFVVRRATANHWQLRRTPEGWRATVRTNRVLDGRPESPALLAAGALGKRP; the protein is encoded by the coding sequence ATGAGCATCGACACCGACGTCACCACCCGCCTGGCGGCCCTGGAGGGCCGCCTGCGCCAGCTCGAGGACGAGCGGGAGATCCAGCACCTGATCGCCGGCTACGGCCCGCTGGTCGACGCCGGCGCCGCCGACGAGGTGGCGGCGCTGTGGACCGAGGACGGCGTCTACGACGTCGACGAGGTCTTCCTCGGCAACCAGGAGGCGATCCGCGCGATGGTCCTCTCGAAGGGCCACCAGGGCTGGATCCGGGGCGGCTGCGCCCACTTCGTCGGGCCCGCCCGGGTCACCGTCGACGGCGACGACGCGGTCGCCGTGGGCCACTCGCTGATGGTCGTGAACACCGAGGACGGCTTCGTCGTACGCCGCGCGACGGCCAACCACTGGCAGCTGCGTCGTACCCCCGAGGGCTGGCGGGCCACGGTCCGCACCAACCGAGTGCTGGACGGCCGACCCGAGTCCCCCGCCCTGCTGGCCGCGGGCGCGCTCGGGAAGCGTCCGTGA
- a CDS encoding alpha/beta fold hydrolase yields the protein MSLTHDATLRELPTEHGVLRYHEAGDPGAPPLLLLHGSGPGVTGWRNFGANLPLFAEHFRCLVLEFPGFGVSDPTDQHPMVAALPAVGRFLDALGLEQVDVIGNSMGGVVSTRFALAQPDRIRRMVTVGGMGRAIFSPSPGEGLNLLMEFTEAPSRERLIEWLNSMVFDRALVTEQMIEERWAQATEPSTLAAARRMYSRAALEGMAKAASTSPEPPYWAMLHQVRARTLITWGRDDRVSPLDMALVPMRTIPDAELHVLPNCGHWAMIEQKSAWEAAVLAFLTRKD from the coding sequence GTGAGCCTGACCCACGATGCGACCCTGCGCGAGCTTCCCACCGAGCACGGCGTGCTGCGCTACCACGAGGCCGGCGATCCCGGCGCCCCACCACTGCTACTGCTGCACGGCTCCGGCCCCGGCGTGACCGGCTGGCGCAACTTCGGCGCCAACCTGCCGCTGTTCGCCGAGCACTTCCGCTGCCTGGTGCTGGAGTTCCCCGGCTTCGGGGTCAGCGACCCCACCGACCAGCACCCCATGGTCGCCGCGCTGCCGGCCGTCGGCCGGTTCCTCGACGCCCTCGGCCTGGAGCAGGTCGACGTCATCGGCAACTCGATGGGCGGGGTGGTGTCCACCCGGTTCGCCCTCGCCCAGCCCGACCGGATCCGGAGGATGGTGACGGTCGGCGGCATGGGGCGTGCGATCTTCAGCCCGTCGCCGGGCGAGGGTCTGAACCTGCTCATGGAGTTCACCGAGGCACCGAGCCGCGAGCGGCTGATCGAGTGGCTCAACTCCATGGTCTTCGACCGGGCCCTGGTCACCGAGCAGATGATCGAGGAGCGCTGGGCGCAGGCGACCGAGCCGAGCACCCTGGCCGCCGCGCGGCGGATGTACAGCCGGGCCGCCCTGGAGGGGATGGCCAAGGCCGCCAGCACGTCGCCGGAGCCGCCGTACTGGGCGATGCTGCACCAGGTGCGGGCGCGCACCCTGATCACCTGGGGGCGCGACGACCGGGTCAGCCCCCTCGACATGGCGCTGGTGCCGATGCGCACCATCCCCGACGCCGAGCTGCACGTGCTCCCCAACTGCGGCCACTGGGCGATGATCGAGCAGAAGTCGGCCTGGGAGGCCGCCGTGCTCGCGTTCCTGACTCGGAAGGACTGA
- a CDS encoding IclR family transcriptional regulator encodes MSVVIAEAPERRELPPSMVERMTLILDAFPGRTARLTLEDVARITHLPRSTAHRILDQLLKADWLEHSGFGYSLGPRALHLGGVADDNSELRAAAASHLHSLMVRTGLTVHLAVLDEGRIHYLDKIGARFATSVPSRVGGRAPAHCTALGRAMLAWLSAEEVDERVGTDPRAMTGRTIADLEVLHQELNRVRARHGLAVERQECFEDIACVAAAIRAPEGPIGAISLVGDSSTPLERIAPLVLDAARQVSLELYPGLDGRRGRGLRSV; translated from the coding sequence ATGTCCGTCGTCATCGCCGAAGCCCCCGAGCGCCGCGAGCTGCCCCCGTCGATGGTCGAGCGGATGACCCTGATCCTCGACGCGTTCCCCGGTCGCACGGCCCGGCTCACGCTCGAGGACGTCGCCCGGATCACGCACCTGCCGCGCTCGACGGCGCACCGGATCCTCGACCAGCTGCTGAAGGCCGACTGGCTGGAGCACTCGGGATTCGGCTACAGCCTCGGCCCGCGCGCCCTCCACCTCGGTGGGGTCGCCGACGACAACTCCGAGCTGCGCGCCGCCGCGGCCTCGCACCTGCACTCGCTGATGGTCCGCACCGGCCTGACCGTGCACCTGGCCGTCCTCGACGAGGGCCGCATCCACTACCTCGACAAGATCGGCGCCCGGTTCGCGACGTCGGTGCCCTCCCGGGTCGGCGGCCGGGCCCCGGCCCACTGCACCGCCCTCGGGCGCGCGATGCTGGCCTGGCTCTCCGCGGAGGAGGTGGACGAGCGGGTCGGCACGGACCCGCGCGCGATGACCGGCCGCACGATCGCCGACCTCGAGGTGCTGCACCAGGAGCTGAACCGGGTCCGCGCCCGCCACGGCCTCGCCGTCGAGCGCCAGGAGTGCTTCGAGGACATCGCGTGCGTGGCCGCCGCGATCCGTGCGCCCGAGGGCCCGATCGGCGCGATCTCCCTGGTCGGCGACTCCTCGACCCCGCTGGAGCGGATCGCCCCGCTGGTCCTCGACGCGGCGCGACAGGTCTCCCTGGAGCTCTACCCCGGCCTCGACGGACGCCGGGGCCGCGGTCTGCGCTCGGTCTGA
- a CDS encoding Rieske 2Fe-2S domain-containing protein gives MSVAKDEVRTIESGAAPTRFARGWHCLGLERDFRDGKPHQVTAFGEKLVVFAGEDGEISVLDAYCRHMGGDLSQGEIKGNEIACPFHDWRWGGDGRCKQIPYARRVPLRARTATWPTLVQNGMLFVWNDPEGNAPPADVTIPHIEGYGDPEWTDWVWYTTKIEGANCREIVDNVVDMAHFFYVHYSFPTFFSNVFEGHVATQYMKGVGREDIRPQRSKAGARAALGNSSVASYHGPSFMIDDLTYHYEDGDVPSVLINCHYPIDNNSFILQYGVIVKKQPGVDDATAVEMARRQGDFIRIGFEQDVEIWKNKARIDNPLLCEEDGPVYQLRRWYEQFYVDAADVTPEMTERFEFEIDTTRPNEAWQLEVEANIARKNAEASGQPV, from the coding sequence ATGAGCGTCGCCAAGGACGAGGTCCGCACGATCGAGTCAGGAGCCGCGCCCACGCGGTTCGCCCGGGGGTGGCACTGCCTCGGGCTCGAACGAGACTTCCGGGACGGCAAGCCGCACCAGGTCACCGCCTTCGGCGAGAAGCTCGTGGTCTTCGCCGGCGAGGACGGCGAGATCAGCGTCCTCGACGCCTACTGCCGCCACATGGGTGGCGACCTCTCGCAGGGCGAGATCAAGGGCAACGAGATCGCCTGCCCGTTCCACGACTGGCGCTGGGGCGGCGACGGCCGCTGCAAGCAGATCCCCTACGCGCGCCGCGTCCCGCTGCGGGCCCGCACCGCCACCTGGCCGACGCTGGTCCAGAACGGCATGCTCTTCGTCTGGAACGACCCGGAGGGCAACGCCCCGCCGGCCGACGTCACCATCCCCCACATCGAGGGGTACGGCGACCCCGAGTGGACCGACTGGGTCTGGTACACCACGAAGATCGAGGGCGCCAACTGCCGCGAGATCGTGGACAACGTCGTGGACATGGCGCACTTCTTCTACGTGCACTACTCCTTCCCGACGTTCTTCTCGAACGTCTTCGAGGGGCACGTCGCCACCCAGTACATGAAGGGCGTGGGCCGCGAGGACATCCGCCCGCAGCGGTCCAAGGCCGGCGCCCGCGCCGCACTGGGCAACAGCTCGGTCGCGTCGTACCACGGCCCGTCGTTCATGATCGACGATCTGACGTACCACTACGAGGACGGCGACGTCCCGAGCGTGCTGATCAACTGCCACTACCCGATCGACAACAACTCCTTCATCCTGCAGTACGGCGTGATCGTGAAGAAGCAGCCCGGGGTCGACGACGCGACCGCCGTGGAGATGGCGCGGCGCCAGGGCGACTTCATCCGGATCGGCTTCGAGCAGGACGTCGAGATCTGGAAGAACAAGGCCCGGATCGACAACCCGCTGCTCTGCGAGGAGGACGGCCCGGTCTACCAGCTGCGCCGCTGGTACGAGCAGTTCTACGTCGACGCCGCGGACGTGACGCCCGAGATGACCGAGCGCTTCGAGTTCGAGATCGACACCACCCGGCCCAACGAGGCCTGGCAGCTGGAGGTCGAGGCGAACATCGCGCGCAAGAACGCCGAGGCCAGCGGCCAGCCCGTCTGA
- a CDS encoding acyl-CoA dehydrogenase family protein, translating to MTNPALAAVEERADEIAALAESNEKLGRLDDAAAKLLRDTGVIRMLQPAKHGGAEAHPREFAETVMRIASLDGSTGWVAGIVGVHPWEMAMCDESVQEEIWGEDQDTWIASPYAPMGVLRPVDGGYIFNGRWQFSSGTDHCQWIFLGAFMGDAEGNRVMPPRNYHVILPRSDYEIIEDSWDVVGLRGTGSKDIIVKDAFIPENRVMAFSGFLDGSHPRNAGLTSPTYHIPFTTAFPMGITSAVIGIAEGALAAHLAYQRNRVQVTGIKATDDPYVLSTIGAAAEEIRVSRLAMLDNVSRFYDAAEAGREISFADRAESRRTQVAAAWRSVRAMDEVVARSGGNGLRMDNPIQRFWRDGHMGLAHAIHVPGAVFHVSALTDIGVTPPPGPLLSMI from the coding sequence ATGACCAACCCCGCTCTTGCGGCCGTCGAGGAACGAGCCGACGAGATCGCCGCACTGGCCGAGTCGAACGAGAAGCTCGGCCGCCTCGACGACGCAGCAGCCAAGCTGCTGCGCGACACCGGAGTGATCCGGATGCTGCAGCCGGCCAAGCACGGCGGCGCCGAGGCCCACCCCCGCGAGTTCGCCGAGACCGTCATGCGGATCGCCTCGCTCGACGGCTCCACCGGATGGGTCGCCGGCATCGTCGGCGTGCACCCGTGGGAGATGGCGATGTGCGACGAGTCGGTGCAGGAGGAGATCTGGGGCGAGGACCAGGACACCTGGATCGCCTCGCCGTACGCCCCGATGGGCGTGCTCCGCCCGGTCGACGGCGGCTACATCTTCAACGGCCGCTGGCAGTTCTCCTCCGGCACCGACCACTGCCAGTGGATCTTCCTCGGCGCTTTCATGGGCGACGCGGAGGGCAACCGGGTGATGCCGCCGCGCAACTACCACGTGATCCTCCCGCGCTCGGACTACGAGATCATCGAGGACAGCTGGGACGTCGTCGGCCTGCGCGGCACGGGCTCCAAGGACATCATCGTCAAGGACGCCTTCATCCCCGAGAACCGGGTCATGGCGTTCTCCGGCTTCCTCGACGGATCGCATCCGCGCAACGCCGGGCTGACCAGCCCGACCTATCACATCCCGTTCACCACGGCGTTCCCGATGGGCATCACGAGCGCCGTCATCGGCATCGCGGAGGGCGCGCTCGCCGCGCACCTGGCCTACCAGCGCAACCGGGTGCAGGTGACCGGCATCAAGGCGACCGACGACCCCTACGTGCTCTCGACGATCGGTGCCGCCGCCGAGGAGATCCGGGTCTCCCGCCTGGCCATGCTCGACAACGTGAGCCGCTTCTACGACGCCGCGGAGGCTGGGCGCGAGATCAGCTTCGCCGACCGCGCCGAGTCCCGGCGTACCCAGGTCGCGGCCGCGTGGCGCTCGGTCCGGGCGATGGACGAGGTCGTCGCCCGATCCGGTGGCAACGGCCTGCGCATGGACAACCCCATCCAGCGGTTCTGGCGCGACGGCCACATGGGCCTCGCGCACGCGATCCACGTCCCGGGCGCGGTCTTCCACGTGTCGGCGCTGACCGACATCGGTGTGACCCCGCCGCCCGGACCGCTGCTCTCGATGATCTAA
- a CDS encoding ferredoxin--NADP reductase — MATVRVLEVVRETAEAHTLVLEPVGGERWDYRPGQFLTLRVPSDRPGGAARCYSLCSSPVRDEPLKVTVKRTREGYASNWLCDRVEAGDELEVLPPAGTFVPAELDTDFLLLAGGSGITPVLSILKSALHSGTGQVALVYANRDESSVIFRDELVALAAAFPDRFTVLHWLESVQGLPTEAGLRALAAPYVGREAFVCGPGLFMDLAAGVLRDLGVPRDRLHQEVFTSLAGDPFAEVSVPVDGGDGDTAEVVVELDGDTAVLAWPAGSKLLDVLLAAGLPAPFSCREGACSACACRLTEGTVELEHNEVLDEVDLAEGLILSCQALATSPVVKVSFDA, encoded by the coding sequence ATGGCCACGGTGCGCGTCCTGGAGGTGGTCCGCGAGACCGCCGAGGCCCACACCCTGGTGCTCGAACCGGTCGGCGGCGAGCGCTGGGACTACCGGCCGGGTCAGTTCCTCACCCTCCGGGTGCCCTCGGACCGGCCCGGGGGAGCGGCCCGCTGCTACTCCCTGTGCTCCTCGCCGGTGCGCGACGAGCCTCTGAAGGTGACGGTGAAGCGGACCCGCGAGGGCTACGCCTCCAACTGGCTGTGCGACCGGGTCGAGGCGGGTGACGAGCTGGAGGTGCTGCCTCCGGCGGGCACCTTCGTCCCCGCCGAGCTGGACACGGACTTCCTGCTGCTCGCGGGCGGCAGCGGCATCACCCCGGTGCTCTCGATCCTCAAGAGCGCCCTGCACTCCGGGACCGGCCAGGTCGCCCTGGTCTACGCCAACCGCGACGAGTCGTCGGTGATCTTCCGCGACGAGCTCGTGGCGCTGGCCGCCGCGTTCCCCGACCGGTTCACGGTCCTGCACTGGCTGGAGTCGGTGCAGGGCCTGCCCACCGAGGCCGGCCTGCGCGCGCTCGCCGCGCCGTACGTCGGGCGCGAGGCGTTCGTCTGCGGCCCCGGCCTGTTCATGGACCTGGCCGCGGGGGTGCTGAGGGACCTCGGCGTCCCCCGCGACCGGCTCCACCAGGAGGTCTTCACCTCCCTGGCGGGCGACCCGTTCGCCGAGGTGTCGGTGCCGGTCGACGGCGGGGACGGAGACACGGCCGAGGTCGTCGTGGAGCTCGACGGCGACACCGCCGTACTCGCGTGGCCGGCCGGCTCCAAGCTCCTCGACGTGCTGCTGGCCGCCGGGCTGCCGGCGCCGTTCTCCTGCCGCGAGGGCGCCTGCAGCGCCTGCGCGTGCCGGCTGACGGAGGGCACCGTCGAGCTGGAGCACAACGAGGTCCTCGATGAGGTCGACCTCGCCGAGGGCCTGATCCTGTCCTGCCAGGCACTGGCCACCTCACCGGTGGTCAAGGTGTCGTTCGACGCCTGA
- a CDS encoding flavin reductase family protein, whose product MSETQQQPVVSEPTAVEMRRAMGYFASGVTVVTGHGEEPVGFACQSFASVSLEPPLVMFCADHKGRAWPDIRRSGRFTVNVLGEDQDELCQRFGSSRGRKYDGLDWELSRWGTPSLPGVLMRVHAEVEAVHVAGDHDVVIGRVLELETTPPWRQPMLFFRGRFGVEDADSAIAPNLWGWGDHWG is encoded by the coding sequence ATGAGCGAGACGCAGCAGCAGCCCGTCGTCAGCGAGCCCACCGCGGTCGAGATGCGCCGCGCGATGGGCTACTTCGCCAGCGGGGTCACCGTGGTGACGGGCCACGGCGAGGAGCCCGTCGGCTTCGCCTGCCAGTCCTTCGCGTCGGTCTCGCTGGAGCCGCCGCTGGTGATGTTCTGCGCCGACCACAAGGGTCGGGCCTGGCCGGACATCCGGCGCTCGGGCCGGTTCACCGTCAACGTGCTCGGCGAGGACCAGGACGAGCTGTGCCAGCGGTTCGGGTCCAGCCGGGGTCGCAAGTACGACGGGCTCGACTGGGAGCTGTCGCGCTGGGGCACCCCGTCGCTGCCCGGCGTGCTGATGCGGGTCCACGCGGAGGTCGAGGCGGTTCACGTCGCCGGCGACCACGACGTGGTGATCGGCCGGGTCCTCGAGCTGGAGACCACCCCGCCCTGGAGGCAGCCGATGCTGTTCTTCCGCGGCCGCTTCGGGGTGGAGGACGCGGACAGCGCGATCGCCCCGAACCTGTGGGGCTGGGGCGATCACTGGGGCTGA
- a CDS encoding VOC family protein translates to MTDIRGLGYLRVQTTDVPRWRELTVDALGLAEATGPVDGGLYLRMDERAARLIVLPGESDHVLAVGWEVRDQFALARVGRAVEAAGFGVKELTQEECDERGIEAALRFDDPAGTPLEVFFGPVLDHSPVRTKWTQDFVTGDQGMGHVVLPTIAFDETYSFYAEVLGFLPRGAIRVGPKKPVPGQPVRRVRFLGVNERHHSLALAPAPHGEAPGLVHLMMEVDSLDAVGQALDAVNKLGFSVSSTLGRHTNDKMVSFYVRAPGGWDLEYGTEGSLVDERYYTAEEITADSYWGHDWSGSEPLAAFIPRQA, encoded by the coding sequence ATGACTGACATCCGCGGACTCGGCTACCTCCGGGTCCAGACCACCGACGTGCCGCGCTGGCGCGAGCTCACGGTGGACGCGCTCGGCCTCGCCGAGGCCACCGGTCCGGTCGACGGCGGCCTCTACCTGCGCATGGACGAGCGTGCCGCCCGGCTGATCGTGCTGCCCGGAGAGTCCGACCACGTCCTCGCCGTCGGCTGGGAGGTGCGCGACCAGTTCGCGCTGGCCCGGGTCGGCCGCGCCGTCGAGGCTGCGGGCTTCGGCGTCAAGGAGCTCACCCAGGAGGAGTGCGACGAGCGCGGCATCGAGGCGGCCCTGCGCTTCGACGACCCGGCCGGCACCCCGCTGGAGGTCTTCTTCGGCCCGGTGCTCGACCACAGCCCGGTGCGCACCAAGTGGACCCAGGACTTCGTCACCGGCGACCAGGGCATGGGCCACGTGGTGCTGCCGACCATCGCCTTCGACGAGACCTACTCCTTCTACGCCGAGGTCCTCGGCTTCCTGCCCCGCGGCGCCATCCGGGTCGGCCCCAAGAAGCCGGTCCCCGGCCAGCCGGTCCGCCGGGTGCGCTTCCTCGGGGTGAACGAGCGTCACCACAGCCTCGCCCTGGCCCCCGCGCCGCACGGTGAGGCCCCCGGCCTCGTGCACCTGATGATGGAGGTCGACTCGCTCGACGCCGTCGGTCAGGCGCTGGATGCGGTCAACAAGCTCGGCTTCTCGGTCTCCTCGACCCTGGGCCGGCACACCAACGACAAGATGGTGTCGTTCTACGTCCGCGCGCCGGGCGGCTGGGACCTCGAGTACGGCACCGAGGGCTCGCTGGTCGACGAGAGGTACTACACCGCCGAGGAGATCACCGCCGACTCCTACTGGGGTCACGACTGGTCCGGCTCGGAGCCG